The region GGGAACTGTTCGTCCATCAGTGCGGCGACTTTGCGCGGCACCAGCCCGTCCAATGCGCCGTACACGCGCAGGAACGGCATCGTCAGCGTACTCAGCGGTTCACGCAGGTCGGTATCGCGCAACATCCCCAGCCCAGCGTTCAGCACCTCGGAGGTGGGCGCCGGTTGGCCGAACAACGCCACCTTCAGCGTGCGGGCGTCTTTTCTGGCGTTTTCGGTACCCAGCGTCTGCAACGCCAAAAAGCGCTCAATGGTGCCGAGGAAATCGTCGCTCAACATTTGCTGAAAACCGGATAGCACCTGCGGGCGGATGCCCGGCCAGTCGCCACGCGCTTCAAAGCACGGGGACGACGCCAGCGTGATCAGCGCATTGACCCGTTCCGGCGCGCTCAGCGCCGCCTGACTGGCCACCAGCCCGCCCAGCGACCAGCCCAACCACACTGCGCGCTCCGGCGCCTGCGCCAGCACCTGCTGCGCCATATCGGCAAGCGACATCACCCCGAATCCCTGACTCTGACCATAACCCGGCAGATCCACCCGGTGCAGCCTGAAATGCGGGGCCAGTCGCATGACGATGCTGTTCCACACCTGCGAATTCATTCCCCAGCCATGCAGCATCACAAGTTCGCATGTTCCTTCCCCTTCCGTTTGCCAGTGCAGTGATCCCATCGGTTATGTTGTCCTCCGTCAGAAATGGAATGATTCAGGCCACGCCGCCCGGCATGCCTGATTAATCAGGGAAATGCGATGTTGACGATCATGGCACAGTGCTGGCTCTGCCAGCAGCCGCTCTATCATAGTCATCACGGGATTTGCAGTCACTGCCGCCGTCACCTACCGTTGCCGGTCACCTGCTGTCCGCGCTGCGGCCTGCCTTCGGCGTCCGACACTCTGCCGTGCGGCCGGTGCCTGCAACAGCCGCCGCCGTGGCAGTCGTTGCTGTTTGTCAGCGACTACCGACCGCCACTGAGCACGCTGCTCAAACGCGTCAAATTTCAGGGACGCACCGAACTGGCGCCAACGCTGGCGCGGCTGATGCTGCTGCAATGGCTGGCGCGCCGCCGGGATACCGCACTGAGCCTGCCCGCCGCGTATCCGCGGCCTGACGCCATCGTCACCGTTCCTCTGCACCGACGGCGCCACTGGCGGCGCGGCTTCAACCAGACCGACCTGCTCGCGCGTCTGCTGGCGCGCTGGCTGGGCTGCGACTATCACCCCGCCGCGCTGATCCGCGTGCGTCCTACCGTTCCCCAGCAGACGCTGGGCGCCCGTTCCCGTCGCCGCAACCTGCGCGGCGCGTTCGCGTGTCGACATAACGTCGACGGCAAACGGTTAGTGTTGTTGGACGATGTAGTGACCACCGGCAGCACGGCGGCGGAAGTCAGCCGGGTATTACGTCGCGCCGGTGCGCAGCAGGTTCAGGTGTGGTGTCTATGCCGCACCTTGTCGTAACCGCCGGGATGGGCGTATTATAACCAACTGGCGTAGTCAACTATTGAGTTAACATTATGATTCGTATTACCGACGCTGCTCAGGAGCACTTTGCCAAGCTGCTGACAAAACAGGAAGAAGGCACCCAGATCCGTGTCTTCGTCATCAATCCCGGAACACCGAACGCCGAGTGCGGGGTGTCCTATTGCCCGCCCGATGCCATCGAGCCGAACGATACCGAGCTGAAGTTTGAGAAACTGTCCGCCTACGTGGACGAACTCAGCACACCGTATCTGGAAGACGCCGAGATCGACTTCGTGACCGATCAGTTGGGCTCCCAGCTGACGTTAAAAGCGCCGAACGCCAAGATGCGCAAAGTCGGCGACAACGCTCCGCTGATGGAACGCGTGGAGTATGTGCTGCAATCCCAGATCAACCCGCAGCTGGCCGGCCACGGCGGCCGCGTAACGCTGATGGAAATCACTGAGGAAGGTTACGCCATTCTGCAGTTCGGCGGCGGCTGCAACGGCTGTTCCATGGTGGATTACACCCTGAAGGAAGGCATCGAAAAAGAGCTGTTGCAGAAATTCCCGGAATTGACAGGGGTGCGTGACCTCACCGAGCATCAGCGTGGCGAACACTCCTACTATTAACCATTAATAGGGTTAAATAGGGTGCTGCTCTTATGGGGTGTCATTCTAAGGAATTGCCATTCTGATGGGATGTCATTCCGATCGGATGCCATGATGAGATGTGGTGCTGATCTGATGCGGTGCTGACGATCGGCGCCGTCGAGTCGGTTTTGATTATCACGGGCGGCCAGTCATCTGACCGCCCGTGGTTTTTCCCGGTGCCGCTTACTCGCCACTCAGGCTTTTTTTGTCCCTTTTTTCGTCTCTTCCTGCTTCTCGTCACCTGCTGGCTTCGCCGTCTTTTTGGTCCGTGACGGCACCGGTCCGCCACGACGCAAGTCGATATCCCGAATCAACCGTTCCAGATAGCGGTCGGTAAAAATGGAATCCAGCGAACGACTCAGCTTGCGCCGCCAGTTGGGATATTCCTGATGGGTGCCCGGCACATTCACCGGCGTCGCCATATCCAGCCAATCTTCAAGCTGTAATCCCAGCAGCGCGCTGGCGCTGTCGGCCAGATAGCGTTGCACCCCACGGTTAAGCTGGGCGCTCATGGTCGTGAGCGATGCATTGCGCCCAACCCGCTGCGGCAGCAACCCCTGCTCATGCAGGGCGTCAAGCAGCCCTTGCTTGGCGCTCTCGCGCGCGTCGTGCTGCTGTTGCAACAAGGCGTCGGTAGGATACAACCCGAGATCCTTGCCCAGCGTCAGATCGACGCCCTGCCAATAGCCGCGCAGCGTCGCCAGATCATGGGTGGTGATGGTCGCCATTGAGCGGGGCGGATACGCGTCCGGCGCGCGAAAACGATCGTGCTGATCCTTTTCAAAAAACAGCACCTTGTAGGAATAGACGCTGTTATCGCGCAGTTTGTTGACGATCTCCTCCGGCACCGTTCCCAAATCCTCGCCGATCACCAGACAACGATGACGATGGCTTTCCAGCGCCAGGATCCCCAGCAGGTCATCCACCGGATAAAGCACATAAGCGCCTCGGGTAGCGGTGTTGCCGTTCAGTATCCACCACAGCCGCAGCAGCCCCATCACATGGTCGATACGCAACGCACCGCTGTGCGCCATATTGCTGCGTAGCAAGTCGATAAACGGCTGATAGTCGCGCTGGCGCAGTAGAACCGGGTGCATCGGCGTCAGGTTCCAGTTCTGACCGCCCGGCCCCAGCGGGTCCGGCGGCGCGCCAAGCGTCACCGACATGCAATGCAATTGCTGATCGCCCCAGGTATCCACGCCGCCCTGCGCCACCCCCACCGCCAGATCGCGATACAGGCCGATCGGCATGCCCAGTTGTTTACTATGGGAAAAACAGCTCGCCAGCTGTTCATGCGCCAGCCACTGCAACCAACAATAAAACTGCACATCGTCGACGTGTTCCTGCCGGAATCGCAGCGAGGCATCGCTGCGCGCGTCGTGGTATTCCCGCGGCCACTGCAACCAATCGGCGGCCGTTTGGCCCTGCGTCTTCAGCCACGCTTGCAACGCGTCATAAGTCGCCTGCTGCAACAGGCTTTCATCGTGGGTTTTCAGGAATTGCTGAAAGGCGGTCTTGCGCGGGTCCAGCGCGTTGCGGCGATTGAAATGATTAAACGCCAGCCGCAGCGCCGTCAGCTTCAGGCTGGTGACCGTGGCGTAATCCACCCAGCGGCTGGCG is a window of Dickeya solani IPO 2222 DNA encoding:
- the bioH gene encoding pimeloyl-ACP methyl ester esterase BioH produces the protein MGSLHWQTEGEGTCELVMLHGWGMNSQVWNSIVMRLAPHFRLHRVDLPGYGQSQGFGVMSLADMAQQVLAQAPERAVWLGWSLGGLVASQAALSAPERVNALITLASSPCFEARGDWPGIRPQVLSGFQQMLSDDFLGTIERFLALQTLGTENARKDARTLKVALFGQPAPTSEVLNAGLGMLRDTDLREPLSTLTMPFLRVYGALDGLVPRKVAALMDEQFPHSTSVVIPKAAHAPFISHPDAFVEHVVGFVKARV
- the malQ gene encoding 4-alpha-glucanotransferase; the encoded protein is MALKAKKSVPQHPGIADTYKDAYGNEQAIDQETRDKLLQLLDVAEPTVAPLPSVYVFRQGQQNRLPLRDEGEYGWTLTYEKGGIIEGRSAGQAALALPDNLPLGYHQLILMQGEQQWPCRVIVAPARCYEPDPLTQGKRWWGVMVQLYTLRSSDNWGSGDFGDLKTLVEQVARRGGAFVGLNPLHALYPAEPEAASPYSPSSRNWLNIIYIDVNQVDDFHQSDAAGEWWKQDDVQRRLTAARASRWVDYATVTSLKLTALRLAFNHFNRRNALDPRKTAFQQFLKTHDESLLQQATYDALQAWLKTQGQTAADWLQWPREYHDARSDASLRFRQEHVDDVQFYCWLQWLAHEQLASCFSHSKQLGMPIGLYRDLAVGVAQGGVDTWGDQQLHCMSVTLGAPPDPLGPGGQNWNLTPMHPVLLRQRDYQPFIDLLRSNMAHSGALRIDHVMGLLRLWWILNGNTATRGAYVLYPVDDLLGILALESHRHRCLVIGEDLGTVPEEIVNKLRDNSVYSYKVLFFEKDQHDRFRAPDAYPPRSMATITTHDLATLRGYWQGVDLTLGKDLGLYPTDALLQQQHDARESAKQGLLDALHEQGLLPQRVGRNASLTTMSAQLNRGVQRYLADSASALLGLQLEDWLDMATPVNVPGTHQEYPNWRRKLSRSLDSIFTDRYLERLIRDIDLRRGGPVPSRTKKTAKPAGDEKQEETKKGTKKA
- the gntX gene encoding DNA utilization protein GntX, encoding MLTIMAQCWLCQQPLYHSHHGICSHCRRHLPLPVTCCPRCGLPSASDTLPCGRCLQQPPPWQSLLFVSDYRPPLSTLLKRVKFQGRTELAPTLARLMLLQWLARRRDTALSLPAAYPRPDAIVTVPLHRRRHWRRGFNQTDLLARLLARWLGCDYHPAALIRVRPTVPQQTLGARSRRRNLRGAFACRHNVDGKRLVLLDDVVTTGSTAAEVSRVLRRAGAQQVQVWCLCRTLS
- the nfuA gene encoding Fe-S biogenesis protein NfuA: MIRITDAAQEHFAKLLTKQEEGTQIRVFVINPGTPNAECGVSYCPPDAIEPNDTELKFEKLSAYVDELSTPYLEDAEIDFVTDQLGSQLTLKAPNAKMRKVGDNAPLMERVEYVLQSQINPQLAGHGGRVTLMEITEEGYAILQFGGGCNGCSMVDYTLKEGIEKELLQKFPELTGVRDLTEHQRGEHSYY